One segment of Leptodactylus fuscus isolate aLepFus1 chromosome 7, aLepFus1.hap2, whole genome shotgun sequence DNA contains the following:
- the LOC142213010 gene encoding olfactory receptor-like protein OLF1 — translation MEQFNQTSVKSFILLGLSSVPHLQVIYFLLFLIIYTITLSGNVLLLVVVRVNSHLHTPMYFFLSNLSVIDICFSSTIVPKLLKNTLSRDKSISFLGCAAQMYFSLALGATECITLAVMAYDRYVAICNPLRYQIIMHKTLCIGLAVFSWTVSFLNAVLHAILTFQLPYCKSHHVHHFFCEMPPLFKLSCQDTLFNEVAVYISGGIIALCSFLLTIVSYFRIITNILKIRSTKGRSKAFSTCASHLTVVSLYYGTIMFMYLRPRHSYSPDRDRAISILYTVVTPMLNPIIYSIRNKDVKGTLKRKVLRKVDH, via the coding sequence ATGGAACAGTTCAACCAAACAAGTGTGAAGTCATTCATCCTCCTTGGTCTCTCCAGCGTCCCCCATCTTCAGGTCATCTACTTCCTGCTATTCTTGattatatataccatcaccctgtCAGGAAATGTCCTATTACTTGTAGTGGTAAGAGTCAACAGCCACCTGCACACCCCTATGTACTTCTTCCTCAGCAATCTCTCCGTCATTGACATCTGTTTCTCCTCCACCATCGTGCCCAAATTACTCAAGAATACATTGTCTCGAGACAAAAGCATTTCGTTCTTAGGATGTGCCGCTCAGATGTATTTTTCCTTGGCGTTGGGAGCTACGGAATGTATTACATTGGCAGTCATGGCCTacgacagatatgtggccatctgtaaccccTTACGATACCAGATCATCATGCATAAGACGCTGTGTATAGGCCTGGCGGTGTTCTCCTGGACTGTGAGCTTTCTCAACGCCGTCCTCCATGCCATCTTAACATTCCAGTTGCCCTACTGCAAGTCCCACCATGTCCACCATTTCTTCTGCGAGATGCCACCACTCTTCAAGCTCTCCTGTCAAGACACTTTATTCAATGAGGTGGCCGTGTACATCTCTGGAGGAATCATTGCCCTATGCTCTTTTTTGTTGACCATAGTTTCTTATTTCCGCATCATCACCAACATCTTGAAGATCCGTTCCACCAAAGGCAGATCCAAGGCGTTCTCCACCTGTGCTTCACACCTGACCGTGGTTTCTCTCTACTATGGAACCATTATGTTCATGTATCTACGCCCCCGACACAGTTATTCACCAGATCGGGACCGAGCCATTTCCATACTCTACACAGTGGTGACCCCGATGTTGAATCCTATTATCTACAGTATAAGAAATAAGGATGTCAAAGGAACCCTAAAGAGAAAAGTCTTGAGGAAAGTTGATCATTGA
- the LOC142214577 gene encoding olfactory receptor-like protein OLF1, which produces MEQFNQTRVKSFILLGLSSVPHLQVIYFLLFLIIYTVTLSGNVLLLVVVRVNSHLHTPMYFFLSNLSVIDICFSSTIVPKILVNILSRDKSISFLGCAAQMFFSLDLGATECVLLAVMAYDRYVAICKPLQYVTIMNKGFCCYLAAGSWVIIPFIAIGFAITTFQLPYCKSNFVNHFFCEMPPLFKLSCRDTFFNEVAVYIAGGLITLCSFLLTLLSYFHIITNILKIRSTKGRYKAFSTCASHLTVVSLYYGTIMFMYLRPRRSYLPDRDRAISMLYTVVTPMLNPIIYSIRNKEVKGTLHKKFSRKVDQCSNIVRST; this is translated from the coding sequence ATGGAACAGTTCAACCAAACACGTGTGAAGTCATTCATCCTCCTTGGTCTCTCCAGCGTCCCCCATCTTCAGGTCATCTACTTCCTGCTATTCTTGATTATATATACCGTCACCTTGTCAGGAAATGTCCTATTACTTGTGGTGGTAAGAGTCAACAGCCACCTGCACACCCCTATGTACTTCTTCCTCAGCAATCTCTCCGTCATTGACATCTGTTTCTCCTCCACCATCGTGCCCAAAATACTCGTGAATATATTGTCTCGAGACAAAAGCATTTCCTTCTTAGGATGTGCCGCTCAGATGTTTTTCTCCTTAGACTTAGGAGCAACCGAGTGTGTATTATTGGCCGTCATGGCCTACGATAGATACGTGGCCATCTGCAAGCCCTTACAATATGTCACCATCATGAATAAGGGATTCTGCTGCTACCTGGCTGCCGGATCTTGGGTCATAATTCCCTTCATCGCCATAGGTTTTGCCATCACCACCTTTCAGTTGCCctactgcaagtccaactttgtcAACCATTTCTTCTGCGAGATGCCACCACTCTTCAAGCTCTCCTGTCGAGACACCTTCTTCAATGAGGTGGCTGTGTACATCGCAGGGGGTCTAATAACACTTTGCTCCTTTCTGTTGACTTTACTTTCTTATTTCCACATCATCACGAACATTTTGAAGATCCGTTCCACCAAAGGGAGGTATAAGGCCTTCTCCACTTGTGCTTCACACCTGACTGTGGTTTCTTTGTACTATGGAACCATTATGTTTATGTATTTACGTCCACGGCGCAGTTACTTGCCAGATCGGGACCGGGCCATATCTATGCTTTACACAGTGGTGACTCCAATGTTGAATCCTATTATCTACAGTATAAGAAATAAAGAAGTCAAGGGGACCCTACATAAGAAGTTTTCAAGGAAAGTTGATCAGTGTTCAAACATTGTCCGGTCAACGTGA